The Vigna unguiculata cultivar IT97K-499-35 chromosome 11, ASM411807v1, whole genome shotgun sequence genomic sequence AACAGTCTCAGGATGAATCCTTGCagtttattcaaatttaaattcaaatcttGTGATTGTTTGGGGAAGggttaaaaagtataaatatgtttattttgtattttacaaGAGTGAAAAATTGTTCAACAATACAAACATTCTGAAACGtcgtgaataaaaaaattgctaACCCAATGTTGATTGTTGCAATTTAGGTCACCACTTTCATTGATTCATGTTACAAGTGATAAaactttgtaaaattattataataattaggaaaaataaataaatgaggtgataatcaattattttaaaagggtttatctaaaatattattataagatATAATGGtttattgtcatttttatttaaaagattttctaAGAGATAGAAAtagaaaggtaggaaaaaataTAGCTGATATATTATGGTTATTAGACACATAAGATCTCTTGAGTGtatttagggttttagggtgaGAGTGAAGCCTATAATTTTACATACTAAATCCAGGTAAAGGAAACTAACATTTTATTTGCTTGCTAGTATGTgttaaaaacaatattgttttaggGTTTGATGTTAACAAGTTTAGTGTagtcaaataataataatgcctTGACACATGGTTTATTATACTTCCTTTGCCTTCATGAACGTGCTGAAAATTTTGATGTTGGTTGTGTTAATGGGGAAGGTGACATTTACattgttgaaaattttcatgttgAGGTAGTTGGCATTAAGCTCTCCATCACTACAAACTACCTCATTAACAAttgattttaatgattaaaagttgttagtcactatagtaatcaatttagataccaatttacaaaataacaagttattggttactaaaataatcactattatgaataaaaaattataattgatctttaaattggTTTGTAAACTGTAGttaccattgaaaatttgtcactaaacattaactaccaagatttttattaccaaaaaaattggtttctaaattagtctctaattaataaagttattttcttgaaatgagTTAACAAGAGGGTTCACTTGCACTATAGTGAACATATAAAAGGTGACTCTAATTAACCCAACTCATTGTACACATACAGGGACAAATCTTAGTATGGTTTGAGGGGGGACCATGGCCTCCCAAAATTtttcaaagttttcaaaaatatatgtagtatataaataaaaaataatgtttaatgttaataaataataaaatataaaattaaatataataaagaatacaattttattaagaatttttttctttttttttactattttttaagtttctcacatattatatttatcttcCACTCTtgtatgttttcttttgtttctgaacaaaataaataaaaagttagacacaaatccattagttttgtttattttttaagataaaaaaaaatgtcattctcTCATGTCTTTTGATAATgcaatattagtttaatatataGTATTAGTTTCATCTCATGAtgtttttgtatattaatttttttatgaatatggAAAGAAAAGTTATGcagtatatattttttcattaccatttttttaattatgacttgattattatattttttttaataattgtctcaattttcaattagattttgataaattctTTTTCAgtcttattgtttttttaaataagtatattgatagaaaaatagaatgatagattattttttcataGTGATAAAAGGAAATACACacatgaagatgaaaacaatacaaatttacttcttcaaatattattttctctcaattttcgattagattttgataaattattttttatataggtatattgatgaaaaataaaatgatagattattttttcagaatgataaaaagaaaggtacacatgaagatgaagatgaaaacaatacGAAAACAATTCAGATTTACTTCTTTGTATATATTCAAGCATGATATTAAGGATAAACATACAAAGAGAttttaatactaaattatatatacttttattatattagtgacaatgattaatatatacattttgagtatattattttgactcctTTAAACATTTTGTTAAGATTCGTCACTGCatagaaactaaaaaacaagaaagaaaacaaaaatgttaccTTACCCTACCTTTTACTCTTCACTTCTTCTCCCTCAAAACTCAATCTTTCAAACCTTCTCCTCTCTTATTTGACTTGCCACAGATTCTATTAAAGTTCTCCCCTATAAACATTGTTTTCTCCTATATTTATAAGACTAATATCTCTAATATCTctcaaaaaaattacaatatttatttttacttattaatacctaacaataatatataagaatatataaaaatatttcataatattcaACAATATCTCggaatatttttagtttctaataatatctaatatataaaattatccaaaattatcttaatatctTTGTAATTGATCATTTATCTTCCGAACtctatcttttaaataatcagTTATTGGTATACATTAACTTAAGTTCTACTCAACTAATTGGAGATCTCAAGCAAGTgttcattcattttaaaatagaataaagaaCTCCTTTTGAACAGGTGTCCAAGAACATGTAAAACAGCTGTTACCAAGCTtacactttatttattattctaacataatgtatttattagaagaaaatggcaatttcttaaaatatttaacggAACTCCTCCTAGTTTTCTGATATTATGCTAAAATTCAACACCTTTCACTCCTAGCCTCTTCTTTAAAGGGGTTTACATAGAGTAGATTTGATGGATTGAGCAGCTTTGTTCTGAAAATTTGGTTATGAAAAGCTTGTTCTCAAATGCATTTCATGCTTTCCATATGGAAAActtgtttcaaaaaatttccaaaatagATAATTCGGAAATcccttttaaaataataaaataatcattctAAAAATTATGGAGTGCCCTAAgaggggtgcaggaagaaaacaaagttttgaaatCCAACCAAACATGACACGATATCATGCTATGCGAAGCCCATGTGTCAATAATCcatgataataaattttgtttgccTATAAACCTTTTATTTACTGACACCACCTTTACAAGAGTTCAACATGCTGACTAAAGTAGGTCATTGTTCTTTATTCAAATTGTTAATTTTGGTTCTATCAGAACTAATCAAACATTCTTTTCTACATCATGAGCAATAAACATAAATCATGttcattcattataattttcGCCTTTCAATTGGATTTTGGTAATTACGTTATTCGGATTATCGTTTGAACTCGATGCACAGGGATCAATTGTTTCTTATCAATCTATTCATGATGTTGTATAATGCTaagaaaaaaaagggttaaacTTCCCCCATAACTGTAAAAAAGcttaatatttgattatcttttcAAAAATGATTCATAGATTTATGATTATTGGGTCTCTGGATCCCCaaagatatataatatcaatAGGATATGAGTTCAATCTACACATAAAAGGAATGACATTGttctaaattcaaaattttaaaacaataaatttataggtCTTGATCTTTATATATGTTCAACTTTCTCGTTTCTATTATATGAgatttagactcacacttatATTTCCTACATTTGATTACTatattgattttgttgttttaatatGCTAATTAAAGGAGCAGACAAAACGACGCCAGTAATATAAAATGAGAAATATCTGAACCAATACTATCCTTATGGTaattattagtatattatttcTATATACTTAAAATACCATTAACAAATATTAGGTAAACCTTAAAcagtgtttttttattaaatatattggcttatttatatattacaagTTTTCAGATCAATGTAAAAAGTTGTGCAAAACAATTAATAGTGGTCTAAACCCAAGTTAAAGCATGTACTAAAATTAACAGAGAaactattttcctttttcacattaGGTCGATTGAAAAAAAAGTCTGATATACAATGCAAATTCTTAATGCAGAATTAATGGAGAGTGATGGTTGAAAGGATTTAAGAGACAAGAAATAGGAAGGTAGATAAACATAGTTGTTTATTCATCAAAAGCATACAAACACATCCTTATTTAGCAAAAACAAAGATCACAACATCAATTGTTCCACACAGTACAACATGTTGGGTCTTATACGTAATCACTGCATAGGAATTTAGGAATGCACTTTAAATGATAGACCTGATCCACTTAATTTCTCTTCAATGATTTTGGATAACTTTTCTATCATAGAAGGAGAAAAGTAATTTACCCAATCTCCTATCTTACCCTTCCGAAAGAAGTTTTTCTTCTCTGCAATATTGTCTACTTCTCCTGATTTATTCACTTCCAAATCCTTCATCTTCTCAAATCTGCATAGATTGATTATGTTTTCAATCACTGCGCTGCTCTCTCCTTCTTGAGCGATAGGAGAGTCCAAGAACTCTACAATTCTTTTCACATGAAACACTGCATCCTCTTTAAGATCTTCATACTTTAAGAACAAAACTTTGTCTGGTCTAGTTATGCTCTCATTCCAGTAACCTAACATATGACTCCACCATGGACCAAACCCCATTATCCCATTGCAATACTTTTCAAACGCTTCCTCGAATGTTAATGCATCAGGTGAAGACACTGACTTCGTTTTAGAAAAGAATTCCCATGCTGAAACAAAAGTATCAAATGGATTTCTGCATATATAAATGATCTTGCAATTGGATTTTGTGATTGAGTTCGGTAATGAAGGGAATGGTAAGTGAGTAGCGAGAAGTCTTGGCTCACTCATGTTGGAGAGGGAAAGAATTTGGTCATGCAAATCATGAGACAAGATGAATTCAGGGAATGACACAAGTTCATGAGGATTGGAAGAAAGTAATGGATGGTTCTCAAAAGAGGGAAAACGTTGATGGTTTACAATGACAAAAGTAAGGGCTTTCAACCAGGTGGTACCTGATTTTGGAAAGCTGGCAAGAAAAACATCACTGTCTTTTGCatgaaaatgtttttgaaaGTTGGTGACTccttgaaaataaaatgatggGCACCAAAAATCTTGAAATAGGTGGAGATAGGGACCTTCACCCAGACCCCTATCCCTGGGAAGGGAGAGAGCAATAGCTCATTTTCTTCATTTGCTTGCTTGTCACTTACCAAAGCCATTGGAGTAGCTAGAATATGAAAGGTGACTTAAGAGTAGAATTGGATGAAAACATAGGTTAGCAAGAGATAGCTTATAGCTTTTATAGCAGTGATTAGGGGTTGAAGTTCATTAAATGAATCAAATGTGTATATGTGCAACgtgtatatatttgtttagaCAAGTGCAGACAATGATAAGCATGCAGTGGCACACACACACTGCTTTTTTGGTAACACAAACCTGACTCAGAAATATTAAAGTTTTCTGCATAAAATTTGTTGTGCAGTGgcccaaaataaattattgaatgtataaaatatgtgatatgtactaaatgtataaaatttaagaaagttATCATATGGTGGgcatgtttaattaaaaataagaataattttaatttctttaataatttgaatagtttgTAATTAAgtaagaaatataatttgattGTAATGATGGAGGTATTAGAAAATTACAGTTTAATTAATTATCGGAGGTTAATCTCTTGGGATAAAAGAAGGGGATGAATTTAGACGAATTTAGGCTGAAGTTTGGGTTATTTTTTCTAAGGAATTTGAAAGGAGATTGATTTGAAGGTGATCTTAGAGTGAATATTAGAGTaaagtttatgaataaaatttatgaaagtttgTGAGAGAGTTAACTgatgtaatattaaaaaaataatagattaaaatataagattattaCTTTATCTtcatagttaaaattaatatatttttatttaataataataataataataattattattattaataaataataaattattattattattaattgtttttattattattaattattaatgttattatttattattattgatgattataagtattaaatgattcttttatattgattatcgcattgatccaaaattattttataagtatatatttttaatatgtattaaaaCATAAACCATTcgaacatttattttattattcgttttataaagttttacacgtctacaataaatatttataattcaactGTTGAacaaaataactttcttttaggtaatttttgaatattataatgGTTAGTGGGGACTGATTTCATTTAATTGATTTCCAAAAATATGATAAGAAAaacattgttaaaatattactataatctaaagtttacatttttttttatcaataaagaaTGAATAAATTACAAAAGAGCACTTAAGTGGTGCtctaacatttttaaaaaaatcaataacttGTATAAAAGGATGTAAAAGCTTGGCATCGAAATTATACACAACAAGATAGTCAATAACTAAAGATCCATCAAAGATGAAAAAGATCCTAAAAAAGATACACATGGGACTAAAGCAGTAGCCATAAACTTGTTCTGTTGTTCCAAAATACACAACCAAAAACAGAGACAGAAAGACCCAACACATGACTAAGTATATGCAAAGTGTATAGAATGAAGCATTCAAAGGTCACCAATACCATGGAACCCAACCAGGAGCCAAACATAACCTGAACACAATAAGACATAATCCACATAGCCTGGACAAATTTCCTCACTGGACTGAAGAGCTCAAAGTTCTCGTCTAAATGGGAGAAAAATTGAGGAACACAGTCATGAGAGAAAGACAAGGTTGTGCTTATCCTAAGTATGTTCAGGTTCCACTTAAACAATATACGTCTCTGTTAAATAAGATCATGCATCTTTCTCACCTATCAAACTAAGAGCATATGGTAGTCATCATATCACAAGGATCTTAAGCATGAGAAGGTGAAAAAACCCAATCACTATATGAAAACTTTACTGaaaaatttttgtatttcatCCAAACCCAGGCTATCACTTGACCAACCTCCTCTATGTATCTTTCTTTACTCTCTAATATAGAATATAGCCTGGGGAACCTACTACTAAGAGATTCATCCCCTACCCATGTATCTTCCCAAAAATTTACCTTTTTCCCTTCTCCTACTAACCACCCAATACACTTTTTGAACCATGCCCCATGCTCAGTGTTACCGCAAACTTTATGGATATCTTTCCACCACCTAGATGTATATCTAGATATACTAGTTTCATTAAGATTCCTCCATGACCCGTATTTTGATTCAAGTACCTCTTTCCAAAGACCATGCCCCTCCATTCCTAGTCTCCATTTCCACTTTGCTAAAAGTGCTATATTAAAGTTTCCTATCTCTCTTATGCCTAGACCCTCATCCTTCTTTAGTTTGCAGATATTTTTCCATCTTACCCACGCTATTTTCCTATCTATTGATCCTCATCCCCAAACGAAGTTCCTCTATATTTTAATGAGTTCATTGCTCACACTTTTTGGCATTTTGAAGAAGGATAGATAGTATAATGGCAATGTAGATAATACCGATTTTATTAGACATGCCCTACCAGCCATTGATATTAATTTGTCTTTCTAGCTAGATAGTCTACTTCTAACTTTATCTACCATAGGTTGCCAAAATAGTTTCCTCCTTGGATTTCCCCCTATAGGCAATCCTAAGAACACAAAAGGAATTTTCATGTGGTTGTTGTTTAGAATGCTAGTAAAGTCTTTAATCAAAGTTGAATTCAGACCCTGGCCTCCTACTTTGGTTTTGGAGAAGTTTACTTTGAGCCCTGACGCCAATTCAAAACTTCTCAATATAGCTTTTACAACCCTTACGTTTTGAGTACTTGCTTCACACATGAAAAGAGTATTGTCTGCAAATTGTAGCAACCCCACTTTAGTTTCGTGTATTCCTACTTCAACTCCACAATAAAGGTTTTTCTTGATAGCTTGTCTGACCAATCTAGCTAAGCCCTCcactataattaaaaataagaacgATGTCATAGATTTTTAACCTACATTCTTCCACAGTTTCGTTAGCAACAAAGATGTTATCCATTAGTCCTATTCCCTTAAGGAATGTTGATTACGAGTAATTTATGTTCTTAGGaagcacaataaaaaaaatatatatatatatatatatatatatatatatatattcatccaaataattattaaataagtttCTGTAAATTGAAAATCGAACTAAAAgaaacaatatattattaagaatttacggacaaaaacatatattgTATTACATATCATGGTACGAGAACACTAAAAAtgaacaaaaggaaaaaaaattaaattggatttaaacatattaaatttaccAATTATATTAAATCCAGAGAAATAAATCTTATACATACTTGATTATTAGGTCTGATCTATTAGATATGGATCGGGCCAATTTGATAAGACCTTAGATTTAAGTTGACTCAGTTCAATTTTCGGTAAAAAATGATTTGTCTTAATTTTGGCAAAATTCGATTCAATTCAACTTGACCTTAGACCAAAGTAGCTCGGTTAGACCTAGAGTTTGGTTCGATTTGGTTGACATTTGTTATGGACCGACTCAGTCGACATTGGTTTAAGACAACTTGGCTTAACCTTCAGTTTGGGTCAACTTGACTTGATCTTTGATCAAGGCTGACACAGGTTAACCTACAGTTGAGACTGACATGGTTTGATCTTTGACTCAGACTGACTCGACTTTACATTTGATTAAATAGATTGGATTggattgttttttcaaaatccaaaaaatatctAATCTAAATCCAATTAAGCTGTTggatttcaaattcaaaaaatatgaatttgaatttgggataaatccatttaaatagattgaaagcaataaaattttagattattatagATTGAATCtcaaaatttggatttttttttctgctctTAAAAATATGTTTGCACAGTAGTATGAGTTTCATTGAGAATCTTTAGGAAGCACGTAACTCGTTATTCTTCACTAAGCTCGATGATAGTTCTAACCAAATCACAACTGCATTTAATTTTGCAACTACCAATATGTACCTTAAAGATTCTAATTCTTCCCCTAATCTAGTAGTTAAAATTCACATAATCTAGGAAATAATCATGACATTGATAGATATTATTttgtcaaataaattattattattttaagaatattttgtaGTATTAATCGTTTAAAGATTGGCCAAAATAATAGTTTGTCAATTGCAATAACAACCTAAATTATCTGTTGTATTCTATATATATTCCTTATCAATAGAGATATATAACTCAGATAATTTCCTACGGACATTACATCGCTTTCAAGCATCATACAAATTGTCTTCACACATGGGTTCCAATATCTCTCCACcgatgaatttgaatttgttcaTCAATAACAAGGAACACTTCATAAGAACTTAAGAATGCATGGAATGAAATGAATAACTATGGAAGCTATATAAAACTATGGAGGTTTAGACTTTAGACAATCATGGCGAGAAGGTATACTGAAACCTACTTAATTCATGTCACAACAAATGTCACCGACAACACTAATAAAGCAGAGGAGAGACAAAAAAAGATTCCAACCCTGGGCAGAAATAAACAGAACAAACAAAAGGCTTGAATGACCTAGTTGTCAGCAGATATCACGAGGTGGAAGAAACACACTAAACATGCATGTCACAGTCACAGGTAAAACTAAAGAAGAAATGACAAAAAATCGAATTTAATATTTACCGTGCATGTATGGGATCGGACAACAATGAATAGAAATGGTGATTTAACCTAAAATAGGAAGACGTACCAATTATTGATAGTAGATTTTATCTTCAAATACTCCACGAGTATGAGTATTTTTGTCGTCTGTGAGCAAGAATTATGAATATCTGTAAAACGAAATCTTGAACTTGAACGCTATAAAAAATATCCCATATTGAAGTGAATTATCATCAACCTTTTTTAGTGGTAAGTTATCGTTCACATTCTATAGCCATAGCTTCCAATGGCTTCACCAGAAGGGCTGCAAGCATACGAGGAAGAGAAGCTACTTCTGTCCCTTCCGAAAGAGAAGGGTTGGGCATCACGCCATCTCTATCTTTTTCAACACTTTTGGTGTCCATCAACTCATATTGAAGGTgtaatcaattttcaaaatcacTTTCAGGCAAAAGACAGTGATGTTATTGTTGCCAGCTTTCCCAAATCAGGTACTACTTGGTTGAAAGCCCTAACTTTTGCTATTCTCAACAGACAACGTTTCTCATCTTCTCATAATCATCCATTACTCACTTCCAATTCTCATGAACTTGTTCCTTTTCTTGATTTCATCTTTCATGGTGATAACATCCATGACAAGCTTTCTGACCTCTCCAATATGACTGAACCAAGAGTTTTTGGTACTCACATTCCATTCCCTTCCCTCTCCAACTCAGTTAAAGAGTCCAACTGTAAGATAGTTTATATCTGCAGAAATCCATTTGACACTTTTGTTTCATCTTGGACCTTcttcaataaaataaagtcaGATTCTCTGAATGATGTAACGATAGAGGAAGCTTTAGAAAATTACTGCAAGGGAATAATTGGGTTTGGTCCGACTTGGGAGCATATGTTAGGTTACTGGAAAGAGAGCATAGCAAAACCTAACAAGGTTCTGTTTTTGAAGTATGAAGAACTCAAAGAAAATGTCAGTTTTTACGTTAAAAGAGTTGCAGAATTCTTGGACTGTCCTTTCACAAAAGAAGAGGAAAGTAACGGAGTGATCGAAAACATAATAAAGTTATGCAGTTTCGAGAAAATGAAGAATCTAGAAGTGAATAAATGTGGAATAGTTGGGAGAAACATTGAGAAAAAGTACCTATTTCGGAAGGGTGAAATAGGGGATTGGGTAAACTACTTTTCCCCAGCTATGATAGAAAAATTATCGAAAACAATGGAAGAAAAATTAAGTGGATCTGGTCTTTCCTTTAAAACGTCTTCTTAAATTTGGTAGCTATTGTGTGGCAAATGCATCTGATTGTCACGTATCCTTTTCCTTTGTGAAGACGTATCATGGTTGTTTTTATCAAAAATCAATTGGATTGAGCATGTGCTTTAAAgtaaagttttttatttcttttcttttgggtATGTTgacatgaatatttatttactcACCGGGAATAtcttgttaggaatccaagtgtgattctaagtctcacattggctagaaatgagaaagtagagtactatataaaaataaagacccataaacccattgtcttaaggttttgggttgagagtgtgGTTAGATTCAGATATAATTCCACGTTCGTATTATATACGTAAATTTGATTCTTTGTTGTGAAGCTAATGTTCACtaaaaaaacaagttttttctaatattattattttattgtgtagCTATGAAAATTTTCCAATCGTAGTATAGGCACTATTTAGTAAGTAGTAAGTAGACACCATGCGCTACTTGACATATAATACTAGTAgttcttttaaagaaaataatcaatagagttgtcaaaacggtCAAACCGGCCATTTAACCTACCACGGGTTGGTCACTTAGTAAGTCAATCTAATCCGATTCATTTATTAgtgagtttaaaaaatttgaactcgaCCCGGCCTACTACGGATTTGTAGGTTTAATGAGTttgctcacttaattaaaaaaaaaaaactatttttttatcaattagttttcaaaaaatttcatttctttgtaaattatcattcaacactatttaaataggTTTTAGACTTTGTTTgatatttatgaatgttatgtatcatattttatttgaatatatgattaaaatatattgttaaatatttatttttattttttttaaatatccgcgggtacccgtggatatcaaaaaattatgcgggtacccgcataatggatacccgATAAATATGCGTACACATACgggacgaatatttatccagcaggtATGGTACGGGAGAGCTGCTACCCGTACCCTACTACCCGTCCCGTTGACATCCTTAAGTGGCACTAAGTTGATAACTGTAACTTCGGTGTgtcattttactttttgaattttttttatacacttttacaatttttacatAGTTGTATAATTGTATTTGTTCAAAATAACTATATAAAGTTGTATCATTCATTT encodes the following:
- the LOC114169409 gene encoding cytosolic sulfotransferase 14-like; translation: MEGHGLWKEVLESKYGSWRNLNETSISRYTSRWWKDIHKVCGNTEHGAWFKKCIGWLVGEGKKVNFWEDTWVGDESLSSRFPRLYSILESKERYIEEVGQVIAWVMFGSWLGSMVLVTFECFILYTLHILSHVLGLSVSVFAIALSLPRDRGLGEGPYLHLFQDFWCPSFYFQGVTNFQKHFHAKDSDVFLASFPKSGTTWLKALTFVIVNHQRFPSFENHPLLSSNPHELVSFPEFILSHDLHDQILSLSNMSEPRLLATHLPFPSLPNSITKSNCKIIYICRNPFDTFVSAWEFFSKTKSVSSPDALTFEEAFEKYCNGIMGFGPWWSHMLGYWNESITRPDKVLFLKYEDLKEDAVFHVKRIVEFLDSPIAQEGESSAVIENIINLCRFEKMKDLEVNKSGEVDNIAEKKNFFRKGKIGDWVNYFSPSMIEKLSKIIEEKLSGSGLSFKVHS
- the LOC114168985 gene encoding cytosolic sulfotransferase 15-like; amino-acid sequence: MASPEGLQAYEEEKLLLSLPKEKGWASRHLYLFQHFWCPSTHIEGVINFQNHFQAKDSDVIVASFPKSGTTWLKALTFAILNRQRFSSSHNHPLLTSNSHELVPFLDFIFHGDNIHDKLSDLSNMTEPRVFGTHIPFPSLSNSVKESNCKIVYICRNPFDTFVSSWTFFNKIKSDSLNDVTIEEALENYCKGIIGFGPTWEHMLGYWKESIAKPNKVLFLKYEELKENVSFYVKRVAEFLDCPFTKEEESNGVIENIIKLCSFEKMKNLEVNKCGIVGRNIEKKYLFRKGEIGDWVNYFSPAMIEKLSKTMEEKLSGSGLSFKTSS